One genomic region from Yersinia canariae encodes:
- the ltaE gene encoding low-specificity L-threonine aldolase: MLIDLRSDTVTQPDAAMRNAMANAEVGDDVYGDDPTVNALEAQAALLSGKEAALFLPTGTQANLVALLTHCQRGEEYIVGQKAHNYLYEAGGAAVLGSIQPQPIDANDDGTLPLDKILAAIKPDDIHFAQTRLLSLENTHSGKVLPLHYLQQAWALTREKKLALHIDGARIFNAAVALNVPLSDISQYCDTLTICLSKGLGTPVGSLLCGSDEYIKRARRWRKMTGGGMRQAGILAAAGLYALEHNVARLKDDHDNAIWLEQQLRALDVEIVAPGAQTNVLYIKQSAEAAAQLGPWMRERGVLISAGPITRMITHINISRTDLEKVVALWREFLTEHRS; encoded by the coding sequence ATGCTGATCGATTTACGCAGTGACACAGTCACCCAACCTGATGCCGCCATGCGCAATGCCATGGCCAATGCCGAAGTCGGTGATGATGTGTATGGTGACGACCCAACGGTGAATGCTTTAGAGGCCCAAGCCGCCCTGTTATCAGGCAAAGAAGCGGCATTATTCTTGCCCACAGGCACACAAGCGAATCTGGTGGCACTGCTAACTCACTGTCAGCGCGGTGAAGAGTATATCGTCGGCCAAAAAGCCCATAACTATCTATATGAAGCCGGCGGTGCCGCAGTTCTTGGCAGTATTCAACCTCAACCTATTGATGCGAATGATGACGGAACCTTGCCACTGGATAAAATATTAGCCGCGATCAAGCCCGATGATATCCATTTTGCTCAAACCCGGCTGCTCAGTCTGGAAAATACCCACAGTGGCAAAGTATTGCCATTGCATTATTTGCAACAGGCATGGGCATTAACCCGTGAGAAAAAACTGGCGTTACACATTGATGGCGCTCGTATTTTTAATGCAGCGGTGGCGCTTAATGTCCCCCTGAGTGACATCAGCCAATATTGCGATACCCTGACAATTTGCCTCTCGAAAGGGCTGGGAACACCCGTTGGCTCCTTATTATGTGGCAGCGATGAATACATTAAACGCGCACGTCGGTGGCGCAAAATGACCGGCGGCGGCATGCGTCAGGCGGGGATTCTCGCGGCTGCCGGGTTGTATGCATTGGAACACAATGTCGCCCGATTGAAAGATGATCATGACAATGCCATCTGGCTTGAACAGCAATTACGCGCGCTGGATGTGGAGATAGTGGCACCGGGCGCTCAAACTAACGTGTTGTATATTAAGCAATCTGCCGAAGCCGCCGCCCAACTTGGCCCTTGGATGCGCGAACGCGGAGTATTAATCAGCGCAGGCCCAATCACCCGAATGATTACTCACATCAATATCAGCCGCACAGATCTGGAAAAAGTCGTGGCGTTGTGGCGTGAGTTTTTGACAGAGCACCGCTCATGA